One Tachysurus fulvidraco isolate hzauxx_2018 chromosome 2, HZAU_PFXX_2.0, whole genome shotgun sequence DNA segment encodes these proteins:
- the zfr2 gene encoding zinc finger RNA-binding protein isoform X8: protein MAASNYYGYAHGAAAPQYSIQPPPTYSHQTSGGYSVRPTYAVDHQASFCPVTAHNPQPAATQTFQPYQTHATSNYTFGRREVEPQQSSTSQTYQVFGEGGNCSYGQPALVSSYDNKQYYQASDIATHHSPLEAFFQTGVIPSGVKSDYRPISAVYSQSPPQGPATVLKTLPPANSVSTSYSVYPASTSIQQPPSSIPTFTLSSSYNSTAATSYVGHNYSSYEPHSYSPTPSYYQATQHLGPQCHSQPQGPSHHPQCPSQLPQGFSHQPQLPQQQSQTPTKQLTSLSWSNSRHSSRVTGSARSAYRKPTFHQNKVQKPKGPPKQPQLHYCDICKISCAGLQTYREHLEGQKHKKKEALQKGSSQVINGIHNVQTQLHCELCDVSCTGADAYKAHIRGTKHLKVVKLHTKLGKPIPSSDPVFVSSAPVLMTTISAKPTKASASSAVSQKPPIIKPPKTETLKSHAPAKAIVNEAKAAALDPVRVDEPKSDQQSENEGSLGCAHGNVQPVGYDYVEEIYNDEKLVRFHCKLCECSFNDPNAKDMHLKGRRHRLQYKKKVNPDLLVDIKPSNRARKLLEEKLRKQNQKSMLKRLEGDQHWHMDMRRYEEDIYWRKVEEEHLYWEKQRHRLAPLLFTNHPRMPLLPLLPVRRPDSPDDHHIMAKHASIYPADHELEAVQRIVSHSERALKLVSDMLLEHDGKEAVDLKLDSQGQVLNGVMRVGILAKGLLLHGDRSIQLILLSTKKPTISLLNSIAQLLPKQLRTFSEDQYVVQAQPEEANIIIISSKEPKMQVTICLTSPMMSKEPEPEPGTEGKAGDKLPEKVPEDTADALNRTKCLEYLSVLRHTKWFQQARANGLQSCVIIIRVLRDLCQRMPTWGKMPEWAMELLIEKAISSALTPLGPGKALRRVLECISSGILLQVCTISAVRWSRLDRPMRKSSNRCTQDHDHASQRGCNSKCPAPVFQHALRLLAFRHINKLLGMDSLTASKTSTYNRKRRSDKVDKAEGEGKKEKKDFQDA, encoded by the exons ATGGCTGCTAGTAATTATTATGGATATGCACATGGAGCCGCTGCACCACAGTACAG CATCCAGCCACCCCCTACATACTCGCATCAAACCTCTGGCGGCTACAGTGTCCGGCCTACATATGCAGTAGATCACCAAGCCTCCTTCTGTCCAGTCACAGCACACAATCCCCAGCCAGCAGCAACTCAAACCTTTCAGCCATACCAGACACATGCAACTTCGAATTACACTTTTGGTCGGCGAGAGGTGGAACCTCAACAAAGCAGCACCTCCCAGACTTATCAGGTCTTCGGTGAAGGG GGTAACTGCAGCTATGGCCAGCCAGCGTTGGTCAGTAGCTATGATAACAAACAGTACTATCAGGCGAGTGACATCGCCACCCACCACAGTCCATTGGAGGCCTTCTTTCAGACAG GTGTTATTCCTTCAGGTGTGAAAAGTGATTACAGGCCTATAAGTGCAGTGTACAGTCAGTCTCCACCTCAAGGACCGGCCACAGTGCTCAAAACCCTGCCTCCTGCTAACTCGGTGTCCACCAGCTACAGTGTTTATCCTGCATCCACCAGCATACAGCAGCCCCCCAGCTCCATCCCCACCTTTACCCTGAGCTCCTCCTATAATTCAACAGCTGCCACTTCATACGTTG gtCACAACTACTCCAGTTATGAGCCCCACAGCTACAGCCCCACTCCATCATATTATCAAGCAACCCAGCATCTTGGCCCTCAGTGCCATAGCCAGCCCCAGGGTCCTTCCCATCATCCACAATGTCCCTCCCAACTGCCTCAGGGTTTTTCCCATCAACCCCAGCTTCCCCAACAGCAATCACAGACCCCTACAAAGCAGCTCACCAGTTTATCCTGGAGTAACTCAAGGCACAGTTCAAGGGTCACTGGTTCTGCTCGCAGTGCATACAGAAAACCCACATTTCATCAGAATAAAGTCCAAAAGCCAAAAGGACCTCCCAAACAACCTCAGCTTCACTACTGCGATATCTGCAAGATAAGCTGTGCTGGTTTACAG ACCTACCGAGAGCACCTGGAGGGTCAGAAGCACAAAAAGAAGGAGGCATTGCAGAAAGGTAGCAGTCAGGTCATTAATGGGATACATAATGTTCAAACTCAGCTGCACTGTGAACTCTGTGATGTTTCCTGTACTGGTGCAGATGCCTACAAAGCACACATCCGTGGGACTAAGCACTTAAAG GTGGTGAAGCTGCACACAAAACTTGGCAAACCTATACCATCCAGTGATCCTGTTTTTGTGAGCTCTGCCCCTGTTCTGATGACGACAATCTCTGCAAAACCAACCAAAGCTTCTGCTTCCTCTGCAGTGTCACAGAAACCCCCCATCATAAAACCTCCCAAAACAGAGACTCTGAAGTCACATGCTCCTGCCAAAGCCATAGTTAATG AAGCCAAAGCTGCTGCTCTAGACCCAGTGAGGGTCGACGAGCCAAAATCTGACCAACAGAGTGAAAATGAGGGAAGTTTAGGTTGTGCTCACGGAAATGTCCAACCTGTTGGCTATGATTATGTAGAGGAG atttACAATGATGAAAAGCTGGTTCGCTTCCACTGTAAGCTGTGTGAGTGCAGCTTCAACGATCCCAatgccaaagacatgcacttaAAGGGCAGAAGACACCGGCTTCAGTATAAG AAAAAGGTGAATCCAGACCTGCTGGTGGACATCAAGCCGAGTAATCGTGCAAGGAAGCTTCTGGAAGAAAAACTGAGGAAGCAGAATCAGAAATCCATGCTCAAGAGACTTGAGGGTGACCAGCACTGGCACATGGACATGag AAGATATGAGGAGGACATTTACTGGAGGAAAGTCGAGGAGGAACACCTATACTGGGAGAAACAGAGGCACAGACTAGCGCCCCTGCTGTTCACAAACCACCCCAGGATGCCTCTGCTCCCTCTACTG CCTGTTCGTCGGCCAGATTCCCCAGATGACCACCACATCATGGCCAAGCATGCCAGCATCTACCCAGCAGATCATGAGCTGGAAGCTGTGCAGCGCATTGTGTCTCATTCAGAGAGAGCTCTTAAACTGGTGTCTGACATGCTGTTAGAGCACGATGGCAAAGAAGCAGTGGATTTAAA GTTGGATTCTCAGGGCCAAGTGCTGAATGGAGTGATGAGAGTGGGGATTCTGGCCAAAGGCCTGCTGCTGCATGGAGACAGGAGCATTCAGCTCATCCTTCTTTCTACTAAGAAACCCACCATTTCCCTTTTGAACAGCATCGCTCAACTGCTTCCCAAACAATTGAGG ACCTTTTCTGAAGATCAGTACGTGGTGCAGGCTCAGCCTGAGGAAGCCAACATCATCATTATTTCCAGCAAGGAACCAAAAATGCAGGTGACCATCTGTCTCACTTCGCCAATGATGAGTAAGGAGCCTGAGCCTGAGCCTGGTACAGAGGGAAAGGCAGGTGACAAGCTGCCTGAGAAAG TGCCTGAAGACACTGCGGATGCTCTAAACAGGACAAAGTGCCTTGAGTACTTGTCTGTCCTTCGTCATACAAAATGGTTTCAA CAGGCTCGGGCAAATGGTCTTCAGTCCTGTGTGATCATCATCCGTGTACTTAGAGACCTCTGTCAGCGCATGCCAACCTGGGGCAAGATGCCAGAATGG GCTATGGAGTTGCTGATTGAGAAAGCCATCAGCAGTGCATTGACTCCTCTGGGTCCAGGAAAAGCCTTGCGCAGAGTTCTGGAGTGTATTTCTAGTGGAATCTTACTGCAAG TGTGTACTATTTCTGCTGTCAGATGGTCCAGGCTTGATAGACCCATGCGAAAAAGTTCAAACAGATGCACTCAAGACCATGACCATGCAAGCCAGAGAGGATGTAACAGCAAGTGCCCAG CTCCTGTCTTTCAGCATGCCTTGCGGCTACTGGCATTTCGTCATATCAACAAGCTCTTAGGGATGGACTCACTAACAGCATCAAAAACCAGCACTTACAACCGCAAGAGACGGAGTGACAAAGTAGACAAGGCAGAAGGGGAGggcaagaaggaaaaaaaagatttccaaGATGCTTGA
- the zfr2 gene encoding zinc finger RNA-binding protein isoform X11: MAASNYYGYAHGAAAPQYSIQPPPTYSHQTSGGYSVRPTYAVDHQASFCPVTAHNPQPAATQTFQPYQTHATSNYTFGRREVEPQQSSTSQTYQVFGEGGNCSYGQPALVSSYDNKQYYQASDIATHHSPLEAFFQTGVIPSGVKSDYRPISAVYSQSPPQGPATVLKTLPPANSVSTSYSVYPASTSIQQPPSSIPTFTLSSSYNSTAATSYVGHNYSSYEPHSYSPTPSYYQATQHLGPQCHSQPQGPSHHPQCPSQLPQGFSHQPQLPQQQSQTPTKQLTSLSWSNSRHSSRVTGSARSAYRKPTFHQNKVQKPKGPPKQPQLHYCDICKISCAGLQTYREHLEGQKHKKKEALQKGSSQVINGIHNVQTQLHCELCDVSCTGADAYKAHIRGTKHLKVVKLHTKLGKPIPSSDPVFVSSAPVLMTTISAKPTKASASSAVSQKPPIIKPPKTETLKSHAPAKAIVNEAKAAALDPVRVDEPKSDQQSENEGSLGCAHGNVQPVGYDYVEEIYNDEKLVRFHCKLCECSFNDPNAKDMHLKGRRHRLQYKKKVNPDLLVDIKPSNRARKLLEEKLRKQNQKSMLKRLEGDQHWHMDMRFIYFNLAQRAFISFVRLMLNSRSVNRRYEEDIYWRKVEEEHLYWEKQRHRLAPLLFTNHPRMPLLPLLPVRRPDSPDDHHIMAKHASIYPADHELEAVQRIVSHSERALKLVSDMLLEHDGKEAVDLKLDSQGQVLNGVMRVGILAKGLLLHGDRSIQLILLSTKKPTISLLNSIAQLLPKQLRTFSEDQYVVQAQPEEANIIIISSKEPKMQVTICLTSPMMSKEPEPEPGTEGKAGDKLPEKVPEDTADALNRTKCLEYLSVLRHTKWFQQARANGLQSCVIIIRVLRDLCQRMPTWGKMPEWAMELLIEKAISSALTPLGPGKALRRVLECISSGILLQDGPGLIDPCEKVQTDALKTMTMQAREDVTASAQLLSFSMPCGYWHFVISTSS, translated from the exons ATGGCTGCTAGTAATTATTATGGATATGCACATGGAGCCGCTGCACCACAGTACAG CATCCAGCCACCCCCTACATACTCGCATCAAACCTCTGGCGGCTACAGTGTCCGGCCTACATATGCAGTAGATCACCAAGCCTCCTTCTGTCCAGTCACAGCACACAATCCCCAGCCAGCAGCAACTCAAACCTTTCAGCCATACCAGACACATGCAACTTCGAATTACACTTTTGGTCGGCGAGAGGTGGAACCTCAACAAAGCAGCACCTCCCAGACTTATCAGGTCTTCGGTGAAGGG GGTAACTGCAGCTATGGCCAGCCAGCGTTGGTCAGTAGCTATGATAACAAACAGTACTATCAGGCGAGTGACATCGCCACCCACCACAGTCCATTGGAGGCCTTCTTTCAGACAG GTGTTATTCCTTCAGGTGTGAAAAGTGATTACAGGCCTATAAGTGCAGTGTACAGTCAGTCTCCACCTCAAGGACCGGCCACAGTGCTCAAAACCCTGCCTCCTGCTAACTCGGTGTCCACCAGCTACAGTGTTTATCCTGCATCCACCAGCATACAGCAGCCCCCCAGCTCCATCCCCACCTTTACCCTGAGCTCCTCCTATAATTCAACAGCTGCCACTTCATACGTTG gtCACAACTACTCCAGTTATGAGCCCCACAGCTACAGCCCCACTCCATCATATTATCAAGCAACCCAGCATCTTGGCCCTCAGTGCCATAGCCAGCCCCAGGGTCCTTCCCATCATCCACAATGTCCCTCCCAACTGCCTCAGGGTTTTTCCCATCAACCCCAGCTTCCCCAACAGCAATCACAGACCCCTACAAAGCAGCTCACCAGTTTATCCTGGAGTAACTCAAGGCACAGTTCAAGGGTCACTGGTTCTGCTCGCAGTGCATACAGAAAACCCACATTTCATCAGAATAAAGTCCAAAAGCCAAAAGGACCTCCCAAACAACCTCAGCTTCACTACTGCGATATCTGCAAGATAAGCTGTGCTGGTTTACAG ACCTACCGAGAGCACCTGGAGGGTCAGAAGCACAAAAAGAAGGAGGCATTGCAGAAAGGTAGCAGTCAGGTCATTAATGGGATACATAATGTTCAAACTCAGCTGCACTGTGAACTCTGTGATGTTTCCTGTACTGGTGCAGATGCCTACAAAGCACACATCCGTGGGACTAAGCACTTAAAG GTGGTGAAGCTGCACACAAAACTTGGCAAACCTATACCATCCAGTGATCCTGTTTTTGTGAGCTCTGCCCCTGTTCTGATGACGACAATCTCTGCAAAACCAACCAAAGCTTCTGCTTCCTCTGCAGTGTCACAGAAACCCCCCATCATAAAACCTCCCAAAACAGAGACTCTGAAGTCACATGCTCCTGCCAAAGCCATAGTTAATG AAGCCAAAGCTGCTGCTCTAGACCCAGTGAGGGTCGACGAGCCAAAATCTGACCAACAGAGTGAAAATGAGGGAAGTTTAGGTTGTGCTCACGGAAATGTCCAACCTGTTGGCTATGATTATGTAGAGGAG atttACAATGATGAAAAGCTGGTTCGCTTCCACTGTAAGCTGTGTGAGTGCAGCTTCAACGATCCCAatgccaaagacatgcacttaAAGGGCAGAAGACACCGGCTTCAGTATAAG AAAAAGGTGAATCCAGACCTGCTGGTGGACATCAAGCCGAGTAATCGTGCAAGGAAGCTTCTGGAAGAAAAACTGAGGAAGCAGAATCAGAAATCCATGCTCAAGAGACTTGAGGGTGACCAGCACTGGCACATGGACATGaggttcatttatttcaatttagcACAGAGGG CATTCATTTCCTTTGTGAGGTTGATGCTTAACTCAAGAAGTGTGAATAG AAGATATGAGGAGGACATTTACTGGAGGAAAGTCGAGGAGGAACACCTATACTGGGAGAAACAGAGGCACAGACTAGCGCCCCTGCTGTTCACAAACCACCCCAGGATGCCTCTGCTCCCTCTACTG CCTGTTCGTCGGCCAGATTCCCCAGATGACCACCACATCATGGCCAAGCATGCCAGCATCTACCCAGCAGATCATGAGCTGGAAGCTGTGCAGCGCATTGTGTCTCATTCAGAGAGAGCTCTTAAACTGGTGTCTGACATGCTGTTAGAGCACGATGGCAAAGAAGCAGTGGATTTAAA GTTGGATTCTCAGGGCCAAGTGCTGAATGGAGTGATGAGAGTGGGGATTCTGGCCAAAGGCCTGCTGCTGCATGGAGACAGGAGCATTCAGCTCATCCTTCTTTCTACTAAGAAACCCACCATTTCCCTTTTGAACAGCATCGCTCAACTGCTTCCCAAACAATTGAGG ACCTTTTCTGAAGATCAGTACGTGGTGCAGGCTCAGCCTGAGGAAGCCAACATCATCATTATTTCCAGCAAGGAACCAAAAATGCAGGTGACCATCTGTCTCACTTCGCCAATGATGAGTAAGGAGCCTGAGCCTGAGCCTGGTACAGAGGGAAAGGCAGGTGACAAGCTGCCTGAGAAAG TGCCTGAAGACACTGCGGATGCTCTAAACAGGACAAAGTGCCTTGAGTACTTGTCTGTCCTTCGTCATACAAAATGGTTTCAA CAGGCTCGGGCAAATGGTCTTCAGTCCTGTGTGATCATCATCCGTGTACTTAGAGACCTCTGTCAGCGCATGCCAACCTGGGGCAAGATGCCAGAATGG GCTATGGAGTTGCTGATTGAGAAAGCCATCAGCAGTGCATTGACTCCTCTGGGTCCAGGAAAAGCCTTGCGCAGAGTTCTGGAGTGTATTTCTAGTGGAATCTTACTGCAAG ATGGTCCAGGCTTGATAGACCCATGCGAAAAAGTTCAAACAGATGCACTCAAGACCATGACCATGCAAGCCAGAGAGGATGTAACAGCAAGTGCCCAG CTCCTGTCTTTCAGCATGCCTTGCGGCTACTGGCATTTCGTCATATCAACAAGCTCTTAG
- the zfr2 gene encoding zinc finger RNA-binding protein isoform X4, translating to MAASNYYGYAHGAAAPQYSIQPPPTYSHQTSGGYSVRPTYAVDHQASFCPVTAHNPQPAATQTFQPYQTHATSNYTFGRREVEPQQSSTSQTYQVFGEGGNCSYGQPALVSSYDNKQYYQASDIATHHSPLEAFFQTGVKSDYRPISAVYSQSPPQGPATVLKTLPPANSVSTSYSVYPASTSIQQPPSSIPTFTLSSSYNSTAATSYVGHNYSSYEPHSYSPTPSYYQATQHLGPQCHSQPQGPSHHPQCPSQLPQGFSHQPQLPQQQSQTPTKQLTSLSWSNSRHSSRVTGSARSAYRKPTFHQNKVQKPKGPPKQPQLHYCDICKISCAGLQTYREHLEGQKHKKKEALQKGSSQVINGIHNVQTQLHCELCDVSCTGADAYKAHIRGTKHLKVVKLHTKLGKPIPSSDPVFVSSAPVLMTTISAKPTKASASSAVSQKPPIIKPPKTETLKSHAPAKAIVNEAKAAALDPVRVDEPKSDQQSENEGSLGCAHGNVQPVGYDYVEEIYNDEKLVRFHCKLCECSFNDPNAKDMHLKGRRHRLQYKKKVNPDLLVDIKPSNRARKLLEEKLRKQNQKSMLKRLEGDQHWHMDMRFIYFNLAQRAFISFVRLMLNSRSVNRRYEEDIYWRKVEEEHLYWEKQRHRLAPLLFTNHPRMPLLPLLPVRRPDSPDDHHIMAKHASIYPADHELEAVQRIVSHSERALKLVSDMLLEHDGKEAVDLKLDSQGQVLNGVMRVGILAKGLLLHGDRSIQLILLSTKKPTISLLNSIAQLLPKQLRTFSEDQYVVQAQPEEANIIIISSKEPKMQVTICLTSPMMSKEPEPEPGTEGKAGDKLPEKVPEDTADALNRTKCLEYLSVLRHTKWFQQARANGLQSCVIIIRVLRDLCQRMPTWGKMPEWAMELLIEKAISSALTPLGPGKALRRVLECISSGILLQVCTISAVRWSRLDRPMRKSSNRCTQDHDHASQRGCNSKCPAPVFQHALRLLAFRHINKLLGMDSLTASKTSTYNRKRRSDKVDKAEGEGKKEKKDFQDA from the exons ATGGCTGCTAGTAATTATTATGGATATGCACATGGAGCCGCTGCACCACAGTACAG CATCCAGCCACCCCCTACATACTCGCATCAAACCTCTGGCGGCTACAGTGTCCGGCCTACATATGCAGTAGATCACCAAGCCTCCTTCTGTCCAGTCACAGCACACAATCCCCAGCCAGCAGCAACTCAAACCTTTCAGCCATACCAGACACATGCAACTTCGAATTACACTTTTGGTCGGCGAGAGGTGGAACCTCAACAAAGCAGCACCTCCCAGACTTATCAGGTCTTCGGTGAAGGG GGTAACTGCAGCTATGGCCAGCCAGCGTTGGTCAGTAGCTATGATAACAAACAGTACTATCAGGCGAGTGACATCGCCACCCACCACAGTCCATTGGAGGCCTTCTTTCAGACAG GTGTGAAAAGTGATTACAGGCCTATAAGTGCAGTGTACAGTCAGTCTCCACCTCAAGGACCGGCCACAGTGCTCAAAACCCTGCCTCCTGCTAACTCGGTGTCCACCAGCTACAGTGTTTATCCTGCATCCACCAGCATACAGCAGCCCCCCAGCTCCATCCCCACCTTTACCCTGAGCTCCTCCTATAATTCAACAGCTGCCACTTCATACGTTG gtCACAACTACTCCAGTTATGAGCCCCACAGCTACAGCCCCACTCCATCATATTATCAAGCAACCCAGCATCTTGGCCCTCAGTGCCATAGCCAGCCCCAGGGTCCTTCCCATCATCCACAATGTCCCTCCCAACTGCCTCAGGGTTTTTCCCATCAACCCCAGCTTCCCCAACAGCAATCACAGACCCCTACAAAGCAGCTCACCAGTTTATCCTGGAGTAACTCAAGGCACAGTTCAAGGGTCACTGGTTCTGCTCGCAGTGCATACAGAAAACCCACATTTCATCAGAATAAAGTCCAAAAGCCAAAAGGACCTCCCAAACAACCTCAGCTTCACTACTGCGATATCTGCAAGATAAGCTGTGCTGGTTTACAG ACCTACCGAGAGCACCTGGAGGGTCAGAAGCACAAAAAGAAGGAGGCATTGCAGAAAGGTAGCAGTCAGGTCATTAATGGGATACATAATGTTCAAACTCAGCTGCACTGTGAACTCTGTGATGTTTCCTGTACTGGTGCAGATGCCTACAAAGCACACATCCGTGGGACTAAGCACTTAAAG GTGGTGAAGCTGCACACAAAACTTGGCAAACCTATACCATCCAGTGATCCTGTTTTTGTGAGCTCTGCCCCTGTTCTGATGACGACAATCTCTGCAAAACCAACCAAAGCTTCTGCTTCCTCTGCAGTGTCACAGAAACCCCCCATCATAAAACCTCCCAAAACAGAGACTCTGAAGTCACATGCTCCTGCCAAAGCCATAGTTAATG AAGCCAAAGCTGCTGCTCTAGACCCAGTGAGGGTCGACGAGCCAAAATCTGACCAACAGAGTGAAAATGAGGGAAGTTTAGGTTGTGCTCACGGAAATGTCCAACCTGTTGGCTATGATTATGTAGAGGAG atttACAATGATGAAAAGCTGGTTCGCTTCCACTGTAAGCTGTGTGAGTGCAGCTTCAACGATCCCAatgccaaagacatgcacttaAAGGGCAGAAGACACCGGCTTCAGTATAAG AAAAAGGTGAATCCAGACCTGCTGGTGGACATCAAGCCGAGTAATCGTGCAAGGAAGCTTCTGGAAGAAAAACTGAGGAAGCAGAATCAGAAATCCATGCTCAAGAGACTTGAGGGTGACCAGCACTGGCACATGGACATGaggttcatttatttcaatttagcACAGAGGG CATTCATTTCCTTTGTGAGGTTGATGCTTAACTCAAGAAGTGTGAATAG AAGATATGAGGAGGACATTTACTGGAGGAAAGTCGAGGAGGAACACCTATACTGGGAGAAACAGAGGCACAGACTAGCGCCCCTGCTGTTCACAAACCACCCCAGGATGCCTCTGCTCCCTCTACTG CCTGTTCGTCGGCCAGATTCCCCAGATGACCACCACATCATGGCCAAGCATGCCAGCATCTACCCAGCAGATCATGAGCTGGAAGCTGTGCAGCGCATTGTGTCTCATTCAGAGAGAGCTCTTAAACTGGTGTCTGACATGCTGTTAGAGCACGATGGCAAAGAAGCAGTGGATTTAAA GTTGGATTCTCAGGGCCAAGTGCTGAATGGAGTGATGAGAGTGGGGATTCTGGCCAAAGGCCTGCTGCTGCATGGAGACAGGAGCATTCAGCTCATCCTTCTTTCTACTAAGAAACCCACCATTTCCCTTTTGAACAGCATCGCTCAACTGCTTCCCAAACAATTGAGG ACCTTTTCTGAAGATCAGTACGTGGTGCAGGCTCAGCCTGAGGAAGCCAACATCATCATTATTTCCAGCAAGGAACCAAAAATGCAGGTGACCATCTGTCTCACTTCGCCAATGATGAGTAAGGAGCCTGAGCCTGAGCCTGGTACAGAGGGAAAGGCAGGTGACAAGCTGCCTGAGAAAG TGCCTGAAGACACTGCGGATGCTCTAAACAGGACAAAGTGCCTTGAGTACTTGTCTGTCCTTCGTCATACAAAATGGTTTCAA CAGGCTCGGGCAAATGGTCTTCAGTCCTGTGTGATCATCATCCGTGTACTTAGAGACCTCTGTCAGCGCATGCCAACCTGGGGCAAGATGCCAGAATGG GCTATGGAGTTGCTGATTGAGAAAGCCATCAGCAGTGCATTGACTCCTCTGGGTCCAGGAAAAGCCTTGCGCAGAGTTCTGGAGTGTATTTCTAGTGGAATCTTACTGCAAG TGTGTACTATTTCTGCTGTCAGATGGTCCAGGCTTGATAGACCCATGCGAAAAAGTTCAAACAGATGCACTCAAGACCATGACCATGCAAGCCAGAGAGGATGTAACAGCAAGTGCCCAG CTCCTGTCTTTCAGCATGCCTTGCGGCTACTGGCATTTCGTCATATCAACAAGCTCTTAGGGATGGACTCACTAACAGCATCAAAAACCAGCACTTACAACCGCAAGAGACGGAGTGACAAAGTAGACAAGGCAGAAGGGGAGggcaagaaggaaaaaaaagatttccaaGATGCTTGA